The sequence below is a genomic window from Polyangiaceae bacterium.
CGATGCGAAGTCAGGGGTGGAAGTCGGGCGGCGAGAAGCCGGGGAACACGACGTCGACTACGGATTGGTCGCGGCGCCCGACGGGACGTGGGTGGCGCTCAGAGCACACACCGTCGGGATCGAACCACCTCGCGTAGAACGCCTCGCGCTCCCGGGGCTTGCTCTGCAGTCGATCGATCCCAGCGGAAAAGCGATGGATCCCCCGCGCCCAAAGTGGACACCGCGCAAGCTGCCGACGGGGTCGAAGCTCTCCAACTCGGATGCTGAGTGGAGCGCAGACCGCTTCGAGGGCCCTGAGGGTGTGCGCGCCCGCGCGCTGCTCTCGAGCGACGACTCGAGCCGGCTTGTCGTCGAGTGGGTCGGCCCGGAGGGAGCGCATGTAAGCGTCGTCGATGCGGTGTCGGGAAAGTTGCTCGCTTCGTTGACCGGCAGAGCGCCCCACGTCGCGGGGGACTGGCTGACGCTCTTCCGGGACTCCGGCGCCATCACGCTCTGGAACCTGCGCCTCGGTCGGGGCCACACCTTCTACGATCCGTGGTGCACGCCGCTTGGGCAACCTAGCTCACCCGTCTTCTCGCCGGACGGCGCTCTCGTCGCGTTTTCAGGCCATCCCCGTTCTTGCCTCGTGGAAACAGCGACAGGAACACCGAAGGGAACGCTTCCGAAGGGCCTGCCGCTGGCGTCTGAGGCGGGTGATCACCTCGTCCCCTCGCACTGGACGAGTGATGGCCAAACGGTGTTGCTCCAGAGTGGTCGTCAGCTTCGGATGATTCGGCGGGATGGCGAACCTTTGGAGCTGCCGGGGACTCCCCACGCCGTAGACGCTTCGGGGGAGTCTCGCGTCTTCGCGCGGCAGCGAGACGGCAGTCTGTTTTGGTTTGGGGACGCCGGGTTTCCTGCGCTCGAGTGGCGCACCAGCATGCTGCACGAGTTGGCCGTGCCCGACGGCGGACCGTCTCGCGCCTGGGTCAGCCCGGATGGAGAGCGTTTCGTTCGCGAACGCGAGCAGCCGATCACCGTGCGCTCGACGAGGGATTCCACGATTCGAGGTAGCCTGCCGGCTGACGGCCTGCGGTTCCTAGGCTTCGATCCGCGGGGCCAACTGGCGGTGACATCGAGCGAGGATCACGAAATAACCCTATGGCAAATATCGACCGGTCACGCAGAGCTACAAATCCCAGGATGTTTGGGGGAGAGCGATGAGTAGTAAGCTCGCGCTACGCTTGAGCTGCGTTGTCTGGGGCGCGTGGCTTTCCGCTTGCTCCCCCGCTGCGGATCGGCCGCCACCTCCGCTGCCTCCTGCCATCTCCGCCAGCGTGGCTCCGGAGCCGGCGGCTCCGCCGAGTGTTTCGCTCGAGGTGGCGCTGTTGGATGGCGATCCAAGCCGACTCGCAGTGCGCTTGAAGGTGCCGCGAGCGATCTTGCCGCCCGGTACCAAGCTCCTGGAGTTGCCGCTGATGGACGCGCCGTTCCGCGAGGCGGAGGGCTTCGTGAGCTTCCTCAAGATGGCCGACGGAACGCCGTACGCCGGGCAGTTCCCGGTGTCGACGAGCGAGACGGCGCCTGAGCTAGCGCTCGACATCGCTTACACGGTGGACCTCTCCCACGAGCGAGCGGGACCTCGTAACGGCATTGACGCAGTGCCCTTCAAGACCACCACGGGTTGGTTCCTGGCGGGTCGCGCGTTCATCCCAACTTTGAAGGCCGATGGCGTCCTGCTCGATGTCGCGACGCGCTTGAGCTTTCCTCACGCGGAAGCGTCGGACGCCTCAGGCGCGCTCCCCGAGGCTGGGCGCGAAGGCACGACGGTTGCGCTGCGCGATGCCTTCTATGTGTTTGGGGAGTCGAACGTGAAGAATGTGGTGGTGAATGACCGCGTCTTCCGCGTGATGAGCGGCGACCTCACTCCAGATGCAAGGCTGACGGCACTGGTCAGGAACACAGTGACGCTGGCCTCGCAACAGCTGGGCCCGCTGGATGCTCATCCCCGCTTGGTCACGCTGAATCTGCGCGAAACCGTTCGCGCGGGCGGTTCCGTGGGGTACGACACCAGTGTCGTCGGACCAGCGCCGCCGGAGGGGCCGGACTCGAGGCTCGGGCAAATCGTGATCCACGAGCTGCTCCATCAGTGGTCCCAAGCGGACGTGACTTGGCTATCAGAAGGCTTCACTCACTACTTCGAGCTGAAGGCCGTCAGTGGAGTGGCCGCGCTGACATCCGCCCAGCGCGAGGCGCGGGCGCTCGAGCGCTTTTTGCCAGAGCTTGAGGTGTATCAGCTTTCTGTTGACGGCAAGCCGCTGCGCGAAGCGCAGGGCAACGCCGCGTACGCCGGTGGCGCGATGCTGGCTTTCTGCCTCGATGTCGAGCTGGTGAAGGTCGGTTCCTCCCTGGAGGCGGTGTATCGCGCAGCGCGGGATGGGGGGCGCGGTACGACGGAGAAGCGATTCCGTGAGGCAATGGCTAAGTTCCCCAAGGTGACTCAACGCTTGGACGAGCTGCTAGCGGTGAGTGATGCCTTTCCGCTGACCGACTGCCTCGAACGGAGCGGCGCGAAGGTCACTCGAACGGAATACCAGGGCATGGAGCCGCGAGATTTGGCTCTCAACGTGCTCAAGGTGAGCGGCTTCAACGTCTGGGACACGTTGGTGGAGAACACGCCGGAGGCCTCCAAGTTCGAACCGGGGGACCAGATCCTGACGCTGAACGGCAACACCGCTCAACCCTTCGCGCTGCTGCCTTGGATGTTGCGTAGCGTCCGCGGTGGGCAGCGCTTCAGAGTGGTCGTGCAGCGCGGTGAGACCACGGAAAGCCTTGACCTGGTCATGCCAAAGCTCGATCCCAAGCAGCGTCCGAAGCGCGTTCACCTCTCGCCCGACGCCACGGCTGAAGCGAGTACGCCGCTCCTCAGCTGGGCTGGTGCTATTCGATAAATTCCAAGCGGAAAGTCTGGTCGCTGGTCGCTCGCTCCAGGTAGTCGGCAAAGGCCGAAAGTTCCGCCTTCAGCTCCGCGGGATGTTCGACCGACTCTGCGTGTTCGGGGATCGCCAGGGCTTCTGCGCAGCGACGCATGGCCTCCACTCCCTCGGCGACTGGAAACCAGTCCTCCCACGGGCCGAGCAGCTCCTCGAGCTCCTCCGGTTCACCATCGAAGTCCTCCGGGACCTCTCGCAGATCCGCGAAGCTCGTCAGCGGCAGCGCGCCGATCGCATGAGCGATCTCATCGAGCTCTTCGATGTTCTGCAGCAGCAGCGCTCCGTCAGAAGTGGGTGACGCTTCGCTCGCTGGGTTCAGGATTGGCCACAGTCCGGCTGACATAAGTTTGGCTCCGCTTTGAGGCGGCGAGTGTACCAGCTCGCGGACCTGGACAAGCCGCCAAGCGCTAGTCCACGAAGTGGGCGTAGCGCCCTTCAGCCAGCTTGCGCTTCATTTCCGCGACCTGTTCCTCTGGCATGTTCTTGTGAGCGGGCGCTCCGGCGCCCTGAGGCGTGGCGGTCAGGGTTCCGTCCCGGAAGGCCTCGAGGGCTTCGCGCATCAACTGAGCGGATAGCTGAACCGTCGCATGACACAGCTTTTCGTAGGTGTCTCCGCGGTGAACCGGGATTTCCCGTCGTCCGACGATGGGGCCGGTGTCGATCCCGGCTTCGATGAAGTGACAGGTGCAGCCGATGCGTTCATCGCGTTCGATGGCCCAGGCAACCGACGCCGAGCCGCGAACCTCTGGCAAGAGCCCTGGATGAGCGTTGAGCGTGCCGTGCCGCGCCGGCTCGAAGACATGGGGCTTCAAGATGCGCGTGCCCCCAAGCACAATCAGGTCCGGCTTTAGCTCAGTGAGCAGCGTTCCGCAGCGCGCGTCGTTGTGATTCGGCACCACCTCAGTCGGGATCCCCGCCGCGAGCTCCGCGAACCTGGGCGCGAGGGGGAAGCCTTGCATGCGCACCAGGAACTTCTCCCGTTCCACGTCCGCAACCGCCGAGGCCTCGACAATGCATAAATCCGGACGGAAACCACCGGCCAGCAGCTCCTGAAGCATGGCGCGCCCATACGGATGCTCATCGAGGACGAGAAACGCCCAAGCAAACTCCGCCCGTGTTTGGCTCACATGGCCCCCCGGGTTTGGGGGTGAGGGAGCACCGTCAAAGGCGCCGGGGAGGCGACGCGTAGGAGCTCGAAGTCGCCGCTCGAGTCGCTGAAGCTGTAGGGCACTCGCGCGGGAATGGTGACGCTGTCTCCAACACTCAAGCTCATGCGCGGCTGCCCTTCGACCGCGAGCTGAGCGTTACCTTTGGAGACGAAGAACAGGCACAGCTCGCCGTCATGGGTTTGAGCCTGATCCGTAGGGATGCGGCGCAGTGCACGTACGTCGACCAGCCCGGCGCTTGCGTGCGCCAGTCCGGTGTCACGTGCTTCCCCGACGCTCGATGCTTCCCATGGGGCCGCCGCCGCGACGTGGTGGATGAAGTGCTGACCAGCGAACTCGCGCTCGTAGGAAGCTGTCGGCAACGAGAGGTCGTGGTCGCGGAAGGTGGGGTGCGCTGCGGGGCAGGCTATCTCCACGACCTCGAGCCCTGCGGAGCAGGACAGCACGCGATGGCGAATGTGCGGCGGCTGCAACACGCAGTCGCCTGGCTGCATCACGATCGGATCGCCGTGGGACTCGTAGACGACCTCGACCCAGCCTGCTTGCACGTAGATGGCTTGGAAGCGGATCTGATGATGATGCACGTAGTCCGGTACTGGACCCGCCTCTTCGATCTGGATGTGGGAGGCGATGTAGCGCCCGCCTTGTCGATCAGGGACCAGATCGCGGTAGCGCATGCCTGCGCGCCCCTCGACCCACCGGGCCGTCGCCAGGCGACTGAGCACGAAGCTGCTCTGAAGAGGCGGTACCTTGAGCGTTGTTTCCGCGCTGATCAGCACTCGGGTGCCGTTCGGAGCTACCAGCGCTTCATCTGCGTGGTCCTCGGATGCTTCGAGTCGCAGGACGCCGGGCGCGCCCTCGCCGCGTTCTAGGCGGATGCGCGCTCCGAAACCGGACAGCTCGGCGACGGTCGGGTCGTCTGCCGGAGAAATCATATCCAGGCGGAACCCGAGTTCTTCGAAGAACTCCACGTTGGGCGTGAGTTCCTCACAAGCGAGCACCGCAGCTGCAGATCGGTATCGGCGGACCACTACTTCACTTGCTTGAGCGCGACGGCATTGCCATCGACGCTGACCTGACAGCTCCCGTCCAGGTTCCCGACGCCATCCCATTCGAGCGCGACGCGAACCTCCTTGGCTTCGCCGTTGAGCTGCACCGAGGCGTGGAGTTCTCCAAGGCCGATCAGCGACCAGGTTCGGCGAGCGATTTCTTCGCCGTCCCAGGTCAAGCGAAAGCCCTTGGTCCACTCGTTCCGGTCCACGACGATCGCGTGTCCCTGGTAGTCGCCTTCCCAGCGCGTTCCCAAGATCCCCATGGGCTGAAGCTTAACCGGCCGCTCGAATGTTGAACACGCTGGCCGTCCCGGCGGCTTGCGATTTTAGCGGACCAACGATTCCGGCACGTCCACGCTACGGGAGCGCAGAAACTCGCCCAGCGCCTTGGCCTGGCGATCGAAACGCAGGGTCGCGACGGCACCGCCTTGGAGCAGGCCACGGATCACGAAGTTCACCGCGTGGAGCTTCGGAAACTCGTAGCGCTCGACTTTCAGCTCTTTCGCTTCGGGGAGCAGCTCCTTCAGGCGGTCGACGCTGAGGTGCTGGAGTAGCCAGGCGTAGGCTTCCGCGTTGCGGGTCCAGAGCCCGACGTTGGCGTCGCCGCCCTTGTCGCCTGAGCGCGCATCGACGACGGAGCCGAGTGGCGCGCGCACGGCTTTGCCTCCGGGAACTGACACGGCGTGCTCAGGCGCGTTGGAGGGCAACCTCACCCCCTGATCGAGCTGAGACGCCGGGAGCATTTGCGGCGGAAGCGATACTTCCTCGACGCGATCGTCGGGGTGGGTGAGGCGCACTTCCAGATCGCTTTGCCGTACCACCGTGGGCCAGTACCCCGTGGCTTCGCTGGCGGCGCCGGGCAAAGCCATGGCGAAGAGCCCTGGATAGCTGGAGAGCGCGAGCTCGATGAGCGCCGCGCCGAACGGGCGGGAGACCTGTGCTTCGTCATCGCTGGTGGCGATCACCCGCAAGAACTGTGTGGCCTGGTCCTGATTGATAGAAGCGCTATCCGTTTCCGGGAGGATTGGCGCGCCGAGGCGCTGAAACACGAGCTCGACCGGCCTGCCTTTGAAAGCGGCCCGGGTCGCTTGCTCGAACAGCGCTTGCTTCGCGTCGAC
It includes:
- a CDS encoding cupin encodes the protein MVRRYRSAAAVLACEELTPNVEFFEELGFRLDMISPADDPTVAELSGFGARIRLERGEGAPGVLRLEASEDHADEALVAPNGTRVLISAETTLKVPPLQSSFVLSRLATARWVEGRAGMRYRDLVPDRQGGRYIASHIQIEEAGPVPDYVHHHQIRFQAIYVQAGWVEVVYESHGDPIVMQPGDCVLQPPHIRHRVLSCSAGLEVVEIACPAAHPTFRDHDLSLPTASYEREFAGQHFIHHVAAAAPWEASSVGEARDTGLAHASAGLVDVRALRRIPTDQAQTHDGELCLFFVSKGNAQLAVEGQPRMSLSVGDSVTIPARVPYSFSDSSGDFELLRVASPAPLTVLPHPQTRGAM